A window of the Choristoneura fumiferana chromosome 30, NRCan_CFum_1, whole genome shotgun sequence genome harbors these coding sequences:
- the LOC141444443 gene encoding uncharacterized protein: protein MDKCSDVIVSTNSMEQKLLESPSKKKRLLMHTRKRRRNPSIQSLPMLEETEEQDPLPYDIDVSRKKEKDDEENSHIDGHRLVDIKYFFTEIVKISKHESLFECGLSAMEMISERQSGLQSKIKFMCNLCKKEFTIQNSEQSLNKMAVAGTIATGCGNAQLSQISAALDMPVLSEYIYKNSQDEVFDEWEVTAWEEMRRAGEKEKMTALEEGRVTKEGVPMVDVVIDGCWSKRSYKTNYAALSGAAAIIGARFGEVLFMAVKNKYCCICARAEKRKEDAKQHECFKNFCGSSTAMEATILAEGFKQSLEMHGVIYARFVGDGDSNTHKKILETRPYPSITVEKIGCRNHILRNFCNKLQQLKTDRKYVCSERKQLTNEKILRGRKYICDSINYHGSQNQNKAKSIENLHQDITGSMMHAFGGHDKCNKNICSEETKPDWKEISNFALWQQIHYISGTVASQARSLIENMDSNVVERFNGVIAKFVGGKRVNYALKRSYQARCAGAVISFNSGRLHTTVRKTIQQESPLAKLKKYEDVVAEKRDFHKTLKRKKNRQLNARKIDFNYGENASKPDLDPEIFELAKANFLENLKKNEIERRDIEKRTILQSESGEWLELRRNLLTASNFGKVVKRNKTNSCASIVKNMLYKNSIDHVASIAHGKKHEKIALQQLSKQSNLEIKDCGLFIDENIHFLGATPDGITDDMVIELKCPVAPFKMGIDAAINEGKMHFWRKNKKTGQVEVNKNSDWYMQAQGQMHICKKNKCLLAVWFGDDKIKTQTILKDDKFWSDKMEPNLIAFYKDCLLPELVDPRHPRNMSIRDPDYVKIKRNEEILTDKKCLKNNDNLNRQDKKECPDNECERENNVREIGFEDF, encoded by the exons ATGGACAAATGTTCAGATGTGATCGTAAGCACGAATTCTATGGAACAAAAACTATTGGAGTCGCcatccaaaaaaaaaag attaCTCATGCACACGAGGAAGCGACGCCGTAATCCTTCCATACAATCATTACCTATGTTAGAGGAAACAGAGGAGCAGGATCCATTACCTTATGATATAGATGTTTcacgaaagaaagaaaaagac gatgaAGAAAATTCGCATATAGATGGTCATAGACTTgtagatataaaatattttttcactgaAATAgtgaaaatatcgaaacatgaatcTCTATTTGAATGTGGCCTAAGTGCCATGGAAATGATTTCAGAGAGACAGTCTGGCCTACAATCTAAAATTAAGTTTATGTGCAATTTATGCAAAAAAGAATTCACTATTCAGAACTCTGAACAGAGTTTGAATAAAATGGCAGTTGCAGGTACAATAGCTACGGGTTGTGGTAACGCACAGCTGAGTCAAATTTCAGCTGCTTTAGATATGCCGGTTTTGTCGGAATATATCTACAAAAATTCACAGGACGAAGTTTTTGACGAATGGGAAGTTACAGCATGGGAAGAGATGAGGCGAGCCGGAGAGAAGGAAAAAATGACTGCTTTAGAAGAAGGTAGAGTAACTAAGGAAGGAGTACCAATGGTTGACGTCGTCATAGATGGTTGTTGGAGTAAACGCTCTTACAAAACAAATTACGCCGCCTTATCTGGAGCTGCTGCCATCATAGGTGCCAGATTTGGAGAAGTGCTGTTCATGGcggttaaaaacaaatattgttGTATTTGTGCTAGAGCTGAAAAGAGAAAAGAAGACGCAAAGCAGCatgaatgttttaaaaatttttGTGGGTCTTCCACAGCCATGGAAGCAACTATACTTGCTGAAGGCTTTAAACAGTCGTTAGAAATGCATGGTGTTATCTATGCGCGATTCGTTGGAGATGGAGACAGTAATACTCACAAGAAAATTCTCGAAACAAGACCGTATCCTTCAATAACTGTCGAAAAAATTGGTTGCAGAAACCATATTTTAAGaaatttttgtaataaactgCAACAATTAAAGACAGATAGGAAATATGTATGCTCGGAAAGGAAACAGTTAACCAATGAGAAGATACTGCGCGGAAGAAAATATATTTGTGATTCCATTAATTATCACGGGTCTCAGAATCAAAATAAGGCAAAAAGTATTGAAAACTTACATCAAGACATTACAGGATCAATGATGCATGCATTTGGAGGTCAtgataaatgtaataaaaatatttgcagtGAAGAAACTAAACCAGATTGGAAAGAAATTTCTAATTTTGCTCTTTGGCAACAAATACATTACATATCGGGGACAGTAGCATCACAGGCACGAAGTCTTATAGAGAACATGGATAGTAATGTAGTCGAAAGATTCAATGGAGTTATAGCCAAATTTGTTGGAGGAAAACGAGTGAACTATGCACTTAAACGATCTTACCAAGCACGATGTGCAGGAGCAGTCATTTCGTTTAATTCAGGAAGACTTCACACAACAGTCCGAAAGACTATTCAACAAGAAAGTCCACtagccaaattaaaaaaatatgaagatgtTGTGGCAGAGAAAAGGGATTTCCACAAGACTTTGAAGAGAAAAAAGAATCGTCAATTAAATGCCAGAAAGATAGATTTCAATTATGGAGAAAACGCAAGTAAACCAGATTTGGATCCTGAAATATTCGAACTCGCAAAAGCAAACTttttggaaaatttgaaaaagaatGAAATTGAACGTCGGGACATTGAAAAAAGAACAATCCTACAAAGTGAAAGTGGAGAATGGCTAGAATTAAGGCGAAATCTTCTCACAGCTTCCAACTTTGGGAAGGTAgtcaaaagaaacaaaactaacAGTTGTGCCTCAATCGTAAAAAACATGCTGTACAAAAATAGCATTGACCATGTTGCGTCCATCGCGCATGggaaaaaacatgaaaaaattgCTTTGCAACAGCTTTCTAAACAAAGCAATTTAGAAATAAAAGACTGCGGTCTTTTTATCGATGAGAATATACACTTTTTAGGTGCAACACCCGATGGCATCACAGATGACATGGTCATAGAGCTAAAATGTCCAGTGGCTCCTTTTAAGATGGGTATCGATGCTGCCATCAATGAAGGGAAAATGCACTTTtggcgaaaaaataaaaaaacgggcCAGGTTGAAGTAAACAAAAACTCAGACTGGTACATGCAAGCCCAGGGTCAAATGCACATAtgcaagaaaaataaatgtttgctgGCTGTTTGGTTCGGCgacgataaaataaaaacccaAACAATACTAAAAGATGACAAATTTTGGAGCGACAAGATGGAGCCAAATTTAATAGCTTTTTACAAAGATTGTCTTTTACCAGAGCTGGTGGATCCACGACATCCCAGAAACATGTCCATCCGAGATCCggattatgtaaaaataaaacgtaatgaGGAAATTCTTACTGATAAAAAGTGCCTGAAAAACAATGACAATTTGAACAGACAAGATAAAAAGGAATGTCCTGATAATGAATGTGAAAGAGAAAATAATGTAAGAGAAATTGGGTTcgaggatttttaa